The genomic segment GTCCCGGATCATGTCTTCCAACTGGACCATGAGGCCGTAATCGCCGTACTCTTCGGCCTCGGACCTCCGCTGGACGTACCGCTCGACGATCGTGCGTTCGTCCTCAAGCATGGTCTCCAGGTTCTCGCGGTTCGAATTGCTTACCTTGACCGGACGGGGAACGGTCGTGGGCTCGCCGCCCAGCACCACGATCTTGTCGGCGAGGTATTGGGCGTGCAGTTGCTCATCGGCAACCTCGTCCTGAAAGAACTTGGCCAGTTCGGGCCGATAGGGACCGCTGGCCTTGGCCGCGTAGATGGTAAACTGGATGATCGCACCGAGTTCGGCGGCCAGGTCTCCGTTCAGGTTGTCGATCAGGGTCTGCTTGTCCATGTTTCCTCTCCTTTTTACTCGCTGTCCTCTTTGACAAACAAGGGCGTCTTATCCTTCGGTTGTTTTCATGATACGTATCGCCGCCGAATTAGACAACGCGTTAGTTTCTACATGCCGCACCTTGACCGGCACTCGTCCTGGTTCTATTCTTGATCAAGCCATTTCGAGTACGGCCTTGACCACACCGCTCTCCGGGTCGAGCCACGTTGGGAAGTCCTCGATCATCTGCTCCGGCCCGGCCCTGTGGGAGATCCAGGGCGAGGTGTCGACCCGGCCGGCCTCGATATGGCCGATGATCCGCTGCAGATCGACCGTACGGGCGTTCCGACTTCCCAGTAGGGTCATCTCCCTCCGGTGGAAGGCCGGTCCGTCGAAGGAAATGCGCGAGCCGGTGATGCCGACGTAGACCAGGCGTCCGCCGTTGGCGACGTATTCGTGGGCTTGCATCATGGACCCGGCGTGGCCGGTGGCGTCGAATACGGCCGTCGGGAGTTCGCCGCCCAGCAATGCGTGCAGCTTCGACGGCACGTCCGCGGTATCGGAAATGATTTCGAAGAGGTCGTAGCGTCGCTTGCAGAATTCGATGCGCCGCGCGCTGATTTCCAGCAGGATCACACGCGCTCCGGCCAGGAGGGCGAAGGTCAGCACGGACAGTCCGATGGGGCCGGCGCCGATGAGCAGGACCGTTTCCCCCTCTTCAACCGCGGCGCGGTCCACGGCGTGGGCGCCGATGCCCAGGGTTTCCACCAGGGCCAGTTGCTCCAGGGACATGACATCGGATCGCAGCAGTTTCTCGGCCGGGAGCACCAGGACGTCCCGCATGCCGCCGTCCACGTGAACGCCCAGGACGTCGAGGTTCGAGCAGCAGTTCGTCTTGCCCATGCGGCAGGGCACGCAGTCACCGCAGTCCATGTAGGGGACGACGGCGCACAGGTCGCCGGGATGGATGTGTTTCACGTCCCGACCGGTCGCGATGACCTCCACCCCCAGTTCGTGCCCGAGAATGCGGGGGTAGTCGAAGAAGGGCTGCGTACCCTCGAAGGCGTGCAGGTCCGTGCCGCAGATCCCGACCCGGCGGATGCGAATCAGCGCTTCTCCGGGACCCGGAGGCGTGGGCTCGGGGGTATCCTCCAGGACGAAACGGCCGGGTTCTTCGAGTACGATAGTGGGCATACGGTCAGGACTCGCTTTTCAAATCTCGCATCTCAGGACAGCAGGGCGGACAGCAGGGGCGGCTTGCGTTTAAACTTCTCCACGTACGATTCGAAGGTCGGCACAAGCCGCAGTTTCACCTTGGTCTCGTGCGCAGTCGCGATGGATTCCAGCTGGTGGTCCAGGAAAGGGTTCCGGAACCGTTCGATGCAGTCCTCCGCGAAGGGCCGGGCGTCATTTACGTCGTCCGGCAGCGCCGGCACGATTTCCTCCAGCATCAGGTCCCGCAGCCACGGCCCCGTTTCCGCATGGTCGACCGCCTCCCGGACGGTCCGGATGCCCAGGGGCATGGCCCGGCAGACCAGCGCCGTGTGGGCGCCGTTGAGCACCCTCACCTTGCGCAACGCGTAGGGACGGACGTCCGGCGTTCGATTAATGGCCGGGTGCTCGATGAACGGCGCGGCGCCCGGCCGGTCCTCCAGGGCCCAGAAGGCGAAGGGTTCGGTCAGCGCCAGCAGCCCGTCGCCGTGGGGGTTGGGAAAGCCCGGCGGCGGTTCGATAGTGATCCGGTCCACGAGCGTATGCAGCCAGGTTACCCCTTCTTCCAGCCAGCCCAGGAAGCCGTCGTCCAGACGCCGCTGCCGCCCCAGTGCCCGGACCAGCCCGCGCAACGCCCCGGCGTTGCCGGCGATCAATTCGCAGGGGATGACGGTCACCGGCGCGCCGCCGTGTTCATATCGCGCAAGGAGCACGGCGAGCAGCTTTCCGGGAAAAGAAACCGGCGGTGCGCCGTCCAGCCGCTCCGACTCCGGTACGTCGTACCCGTTTTCCGAGGTGTTGGAGAGGATGTACTCCGTGGCCGGGTCACGTCCCGCGGCCAGTACGGCTTCCCAGTCGTCCACGGCGCTCAGGGCCCTTGAAACGCTTTCCACCTCGACGGACTCATCGATCCGGCTGCCGTCGCGGATCCCCAGTACGCGTATCCGGTAGCGGCCGCGCTGGTCATTGAACAACCGGACTCGCCCGGTGCCCGTGGACTGGACCACGACGATCCGGCCGATGTCCTGCCCGGCCTGCCTGGCCTCGTGGATGAAGAGGTCGGCGAAGGCACGGAGGAACCGGCCGCTGCCGAACTGGAGCACCGATTCAGCCGGCGTCGCCATCCGGCTCCCTTCGCTTGGCCTCGTCCCACAGGGCGTCCAGTTCCTCGAAGGTGGCCCTTTCCAGGCTTTCTCCCTTGAGCTCGAGGGCGGCCTCGATATACCGGAAACGGCGGATGAACTTGTCGTTGCTCCTTCTCAGGGCATCCTCCGGCGGCACGTTGAGATGACGGGAAAGATTTACCAGGGAGAACAGCAGGTCGCCCACCTCCTCCTCGATCTTCGCCCGGTCCCCGTGCTCCAGGGCCCGCCGCACCTCGCCGAATTCCTCGCCGACCTTCTCGAGCACCGCTTTAATGTCGTCCCAGTCGAAGTTGACCCGCGCGACCTTCTCCTGGATGCGGTAGGCGCGGAGCAGGGCCGGCATGCCCGCCGGGAGGCCGTCGAGCACTGACCTGGGGCCTTTCTCGCCTTTCTCTTCCCGCTTGATCTTCTCCCAATTGGTCAGCACCTCGTCGGCCGTGTCCGCCCGGATGTCCCCGAAAACGTGGGGATGGCGCCGGACGAGCTTGTCGTTGATCGCACGGGCGACGTCATGGATGTCGAACCGCTGCTCCTCGGTGGCGATCTGCGCGTGGAAGACGACCTGGAGGAGCAGGTCCCCCAGTTCGTCCCGGAAGTCGCCGTCCTCGCCGTTGTCCAGCGCGTCCAGGACCTCGTAGGCCTCCTCGATCAGGTACGGCCGCAGGGTCTGGTGGGTCTGTTCCCGGTCCCAGGGACAGCCTCCCTTCGACCGGAGTTTCGCCATGATGTCCACGAGTTCTTCGAAGGGGGTCATAGGGTTTTGGGTCAGGTCGAGCGTTGAGCTTGGAAATACGTTGATTTTATGGGAAGGTCTTACGGATTCTCTTCGTCGATGATGTCTTCCAGTTCTGTGATTAAAGAAGGCAAATCGTTACGAATGATATTCCACAAGATATCGAGGTTTACGGCATCGTATCCGTGGACTAGCCGGTTGCGCACTCCAATGATCTGCGGCCAGGGAATCGTAACGTGCTTCTGCTTTGTTTTTTCGGAAACTCGGTTGGCCGCATCCCCTACGGTTTCCACCAACTTCAACAGGGCGAGTTGCCTTATCCTGTCTTCGAACAGGTCGTTCAGTGATTTGCCATCAGTCAAGTCGACCGCTTCCACGGCGTAGTTGCGCATATCCACGAGGCTTACGCGATCATCACGTCTGCTCATAGCGCACCTCGGCGGTATGGAGTATCTCATCCCGAAGAATCCAATTTCGGCTGTTTTCGACCCCTTTGAAGGTGTACAGGTCTACACGCCGGCCAAGTACTTTCGATAGTTCGTCCTGTATGGTAAAGAATTCCAGGCCCGGTGTCCGGCCCGGCTCGAATTCCACAAGAATGTCCACATCGCTATCAGGCGTGAAATCGTCGCGCAGTACCGACCCGAAAAGGGCAAGACGCCTGATGTGGTGCCGCCGGCAGAATTCAGCGATCTTGTTGTCGGGGAGATCGATACGTACGTTCATGACTGGCGTTTCCTCGGCTTTTCAAACTCGAGATTAACCAGCACCATCACCCTCGATAGAGCCCTCGTAAAGCCAGATGAAATCAGGCTGACCGAATTCACCTGAGAGCCCTATCGCGCTCCGGAGCGGTCTTTGGTCCAGGCCTGCGATGCTGTTTGCGGGATTCCTTTATCCTGAAACCGTATCTTACAATAACCAGAACCAGTCAGGAATCAAGCCGTAATTT from the Gemmatimonadota bacterium genome contains:
- a CDS encoding ferritin-like domain-containing protein produces the protein MDKQTLIDNLNGDLAAELGAIIQFTIYAAKASGPYRPELAKFFQDEVADEQLHAQYLADKIVVLGGEPTTVPRPVKVSNSNRENLETMLEDERTIVERYVQRRSEAEEYGDYGLMVQLEDMIRDESSHAEEVERILRDWPL
- a CDS encoding zinc-binding alcohol dehydrogenase family protein — translated: MPTIVLEEPGRFVLEDTPEPTPPGPGEALIRIRRVGICGTDLHAFEGTQPFFDYPRILGHELGVEVIATGRDVKHIHPGDLCAVVPYMDCGDCVPCRMGKTNCCSNLDVLGVHVDGGMRDVLVLPAEKLLRSDVMSLEQLALVETLGIGAHAVDRAAVEEGETVLLIGAGPIGLSVLTFALLAGARVILLEISARRIEFCKRRYDLFEIISDTADVPSKLHALLGGELPTAVFDATGHAGSMMQAHEYVANGGRLVYVGITGSRISFDGPAFHRREMTLLGSRNARTVDLQRIIGHIEAGRVDTSPWISHRAGPEQMIEDFPTWLDPESGVVKAVLEMA
- a CDS encoding altronate dehydrogenase yields the protein MATPAESVLQFGSGRFLRAFADLFIHEARQAGQDIGRIVVVQSTGTGRVRLFNDQRGRYRIRVLGIRDGSRIDESVEVESVSRALSAVDDWEAVLAAGRDPATEYILSNTSENGYDVPESERLDGAPPVSFPGKLLAVLLARYEHGGAPVTVIPCELIAGNAGALRGLVRALGRQRRLDDGFLGWLEEGVTWLHTLVDRITIEPPPGFPNPHGDGLLALTEPFAFWALEDRPGAAPFIEHPAINRTPDVRPYALRKVRVLNGAHTALVCRAMPLGIRTVREAVDHAETGPWLRDLMLEEIVPALPDDVNDARPFAEDCIERFRNPFLDHQLESIATAHETKVKLRLVPTFESYVEKFKRKPPLLSALLS
- the mazG gene encoding nucleoside triphosphate pyrophosphohydrolase, with protein sequence MTPFEELVDIMAKLRSKGGCPWDREQTHQTLRPYLIEEAYEVLDALDNGEDGDFRDELGDLLLQVVFHAQIATEEQRFDIHDVARAINDKLVRRHPHVFGDIRADTADEVLTNWEKIKREEKGEKGPRSVLDGLPAGMPALLRAYRIQEKVARVNFDWDDIKAVLEKVGEEFGEVRRALEHGDRAKIEEEVGDLLFSLVNLSRHLNVPPEDALRRSNDKFIRRFRYIEAALELKGESLERATFEELDALWDEAKRREPDGDAG
- a CDS encoding DUF86 domain-containing protein codes for the protein MRYSIPPRCAMSRRDDRVSLVDMRNYAVEAVDLTDGKSLNDLFEDRIRQLALLKLVETVGDAANRVSEKTKQKHVTIPWPQIIGVRNRLVHGYDAVNLDILWNIIRNDLPSLITELEDIIDEENP
- a CDS encoding nucleotidyltransferase family protein; amino-acid sequence: MNVRIDLPDNKIAEFCRRHHIRRLALFGSVLRDDFTPDSDVDILVEFEPGRTPGLEFFTIQDELSKVLGRRVDLYTFKGVENSRNWILRDEILHTAEVRYEQT